In the genome of Terriglobales bacterium, the window GCGGACTTGCGTAATGCCCTGGTCGAGGTTCAGGAAAGAAAGAGCGGTCATGCTGCCGAGATGCAGAGTGACTTCTCCGGCCTGCAATTCGGCGCGGGAATCCTTGTCAACCCACATTTTGTCGCCAATGGTCATGGGGCGGTTACGCTGGGCGCTGCCCCAGTCACCTTCCCCGCCCGGCTGTAAGGAAACGGAACCGTCTGTAACACCAATGCGCGCAACACGCGTGGGAGGATCCTGACTATCATCATCGGCGCGCGCCTGCGGCGCGACAAACAGCAAAAGCCCGGCAACACACGCCAAGAGCGCCAACTTGCTCCTGCCGCTAAACTTGATCGTCTCCATGACGAACCCCTGTTCTAGGAAGCGACACTCAACACTCAGTGACCCGCTGGGTAAGCCCTTCCGACGGAAGCCTAACACCTTTGCGGCTCCCATACGTAGAACACCGTAGTGAGAAAGAAGTTGCCCTTTTCTCAATGTCGGCTGCAACTACATATTCGATGCAGGAGAACGACTTAGACGACCGTGAACGAAGTTAGCTCGCCGCGATCATGGCCGTAACGCATTGATACAACATGACTTACTGGGAATAGCGCGCCCTGACCCGCCGGCTTCGAGCACCAGCTAGAGTGATAAAGGGTAGATAGTCTCGTCCGTAGGGTCTTTTCCCGGGGTTGCGCGCGGCCTGAGAGGATTTGAGAAAAACCCGACACCCCTCCTGCAGCGCGCCATCCTGAAAAACCGAATGGTGCGCCACCCGGACGGGGAGCGGCAGTGTGGAAACTGCGGTGATTTCTGGACTATGCTGAAAGCGGAATCGTGGGGACGATCGTGGTGACTCGAATCAAATTGTGCGCTCCAGTGATATTCCTGACTCTCGCCGCAATCGCGATTCCCATCGAGATACTCTCGCGGGGGCATTATTCCACCGTAGACTTGCGAATCGATCCATCCCATGCCTTTGTGAATGTTCTCGGATTCGTTCCAGTGGGATTTGTACTTGGGGAATTTGGCATCCTCCGAGCTCTTGCCGCAGCAGCCTTGATGTCAGGCCTTGCGGAAACGAGCCAGATAGTAATGATGTACCGCGACCCGTCGGTCTGGGATTTTATCACGAACGTCATAGGAGCTTTGCTTGGCGCGGTCATGAGTGCGCATTGGAAGATTCGTTCACCCTCCTTAAAGATCAACCGATGGACGACATTAGTAGCTGCCGCAGCCGCTTTAGCGCTGGTGGCTGAGGTATGGGCCCAGATGGGGCCAGACGTTAGTAAGCGCGGAGCTACTTCCCCAGGTACGCTCGAAGGCTACTGGAAGCTGGACGAAAAGGGTGGTCGAGTAGCACTTGATTCCTCGGGACACGGTCTTAACGGGCGGTCCACCACCGAACCAGAGCTCGCTTCGGGCCCAATAGGGACTTCCGTTGTGTTCGACGGCAGGAAGGAATATATCGACGTTGGCCGCTCAACAGCGCTTCGGCTTGCCGGGAGCATGACAATCACTGCCTGGATCAACTCCTCTTCTTTTCCATATGATGACGCAGCGATCATCTCGCAGCTTCACTCTCGTTCTGGTTATCAGCTGGACACGACCATCGACAAAGGAGCGCCAACTATCGGATTCAAACTCAGCAACGCCTGCGGACATCTCATGGCGCGATACGGAGCCACCCCGCTCGTCACTGGCACTTGGTATCACGTGGCCGGAGTTTATGACGCCCCGAAGCGCGCGCTCGACGTTTACCTGAACGGGAAGCTAGACAACGGCCCCCTGGTTGGCCCGGTAACCAGCACTCAGCGCAGTTCCCGCGGGCCAGTTTACCTCGGTAGGCGGAGCGATTTGAAGGGCTTTGAATTCGCCGGCTTGATGCGCGACGTGCGGATCTACTCGTTTGCGCTCACGAAGGACGAAATCGCTGCTGTTATGCGGGGAGAGTTTGTTAATGGCGCAGCAGTTGGTCGCTCCGCAAGCAACGCGAACGAGGCAGGAAGTTCCACGCAGCCGTGCACAGTGACTTCCGAAGATGGTGACCAGTGGATTCCCATGATGGCGGCGAGTCTGGGTGTGCTTGTGGCGGTCTCCTGCGTCGGTCTGTGGCCGTCGGCCAGCTCAGTGCAGTATGCTTTTCTCAGCTTTGTAGCTGGCCTGCTTCTTCTGCCTGTGCTTGTTCCGAATGTTCCCTCGTTTAATTTGTGGCTGATTCCACTGGTAACGTTTGCCGGTGGCGTGTCTGTGGCTGTCTCGATACGTCGCTACGCGGACTCCTAACCGTGAGGCTCGTTAGGCGAGGCAGGCTGGTTGATCTGTCCCTCCCCGTGCTAACCCCCGATTCGTTTTGTTACCAGGAACTGACAGTGCGGTTAGGGTCGAGCCCGTTAGCGCAACGCGTGGAACAGGGCCCGCTTCCAGCGGGCGATGTCGATGGTCCAAGCGACCTTGGCTTTGATGCCCTTGGATCAAAGAGATTCGTCTCACAAAAGTGGGGCGATGGAGAAGAGGGATTCATCGAGGAAGATTGACCCGGGCGAATCTAGAGATTCGCCCCTACAGAGGCAAACGGAAAGGATGCCGGGAAGATGCCGGCGCTACAAAAAAAAGATGTCGCCCTAAAGAGCGACGCCGCATGCAGATCAGAGAGATTCATGGGACAAGAGTGGCGCGATGGAGAAGAGAGATTCATCGAGAGAACCGCTCGAGGGCGAAGAGCGGGCGGGGCAAGCCCCGCCCCTACAGAGGCACCGGGTCCGAGGCACGGCCAAGAACATGGGTCAATCGTTGGATTGACCCGGGCGAATCTAAAGATTCGCCCCTACGTCCGTGGCATCGTCGTCCGTCCGCCCGAACGCAGGGAGGTACCGGCCGAAGTTCAATTCGAAGTCGCTCCGAACACCGTAACCGATACCTCGGATCTTGGCACGGCGCGCCTGCGCACCTGGCAAGGCCAGCAATGGGAAGAACAAGTCGTTGCTCGACTGAAGCTCGGCAGCTGTCGGCATCCCGAACCGATTGACCTGGGCCTTCGCCGCGGCCAGCGTTTCACGGTCGAACGAGGCCAGACGCCGGACGAGTGCATCGACAAACGAGTCGAGGTGGTCGTCGTCCAGCGTGCGGTTCACCCAGCCATAGCGCTCGGCGATATCGGCATCGAAATCGTCGCCGCTGAGGACGATCTCAAGTGCGCGCGAACGGCCGACCAAGCGCGGGAGCCATTCCAGCGCTCCACCGCCCGGGACCAGTCCGACGCCGACTTCGGGGTTGCCGAATAGGGCGCTTTTCCGGCTGGCAAAGCGCATGTCGCAGGCCAGCACGAACTCGTTACCGATGCCGCGCGTGCGGCCGCGAATTTTGGCGATGCTCACGATTGGCGCGGACGAGAGGCGCAGCACAAAGTCGCGCCAAAGGCCCAGCATCTCTGGCCGTTCCGCTGCCTTGGCTACGTCGAGATGAGCGATGAAAAAATCGGGATTCGCCGACTGGAACACTACGACCTTCACGGACGGGTCCGCCTCGAGGTCGGTCATTAGCGCTCGCAATTCGACGATCGTTGTGGGAAAAAACATGTTGATCGGCGGGTTGCTGAAGGTGATCGTCCACCGGCCCGGATGGGTGCGGTCGGCGTTGAACTGCGAAGGCTCGGTGCGTTGTTGCGTAACTCCTGCTTGGCTCATGATATCGCTCCTTTTTTTTGGATTGAATTGAGGTTGGTCTTTTTGCGAAGGCTTGGCGTGCGGCCTTCTCTGTCGTCGACGGAAGCGCGACATTTCGGGAAGGCGGCGCCTCGGCGCGCCGCCCCGCCCGATATTCGAACTAGCGCAATGACCGGAATCCTGCGCGAAGCTCTTCGGAGAAGAGTTTCGGTTGCTCCCATGCGGCGAAGTGACCTCCCTTGGGGAGCTTGTTGTAATGGATCAGTTTGGGATATGCCCGCTCCGCCCAGCTCCGTGGAGCTGGATAGAGTTCGTCAGGGAAGACGCTCACGGCAACCGGGATGGCGGGGTCGACGCCCTTGACAGCGAAGAACGACGCCCCCTTGTTCTCCCAATAGAGACGGGCGCCAGAAAGCGCGGTGTTGGTCAACCAGGTGATCGTGACATTGTCGAGGATGTCGTCCCGCGTGAGGCCCTCAGACTGTCCGTTAAAGACGCGCGCGATGAGCTCATAGCTGCGCGCGTCGTGATCAAGGAAATAAGCCGCCAGGCCGACGGGTGAATCCGCGATTCCGTACAGCGTCTGCGGTCGCAGCCCCATCTGGAAGCCATAGCCGATGCCCTTTGCATAGACGAAGCTCAGTCGCTCATAAGCGACCTTCTCGTCAGCGGAGAGACCTGCCGGTGCCGGCGCCCCGGAAAAGGCTGCCTTGTCGATGTCGACCGGAATCACGTTAGGCATGTTGGTGTGAATGCCCAACAATTCCGGTGGCGCCTGCGCGCCCATCAGCTCGGTGATGACCGCACCCCAATCGCCACCCTGCGCCACAAATTTGTTGTAGCCGAGGCGCTTCATCAGCACGGTCCAGGCTCGTGCAATGTGGGCGGGGTCCCACCCGGGGGCGGTTGGCCTGCCTGAGTATCCGTAGCCGGGCATCGACGGGACCACCACATCGAAAGCGTCAGATGCGCTGCCGCCATGCGCTGTCGGGTTGGTCAGCGGATCGATGATCTTCAACTGCTCGACGACCGACCCTGGCCAGCCGTGCGTGACGACCAGCGGCAGCGCATTGGGATGCTTCGAACGGACGTGAATGAAATGGATATCCAGCCCATCGATCTCGGTGATGAACTGCGGCAGGGCGTTCAGTTTCGCCTCGCACTTGCGCCAATCGTAATCCGTCCCCCAATAGCGCGCGAGGTTCTGCATAGTCGCGAGCTGCACGCCTTGTGTGGCATCCGCGACGGTTTCCCGCTCAGGCCACTTCGTCGCGTTGATGCGCCTGCGCAATTCGGCGAGTTCCGCATCCGGAACACTCACCTGAAACGTACGAATCGCATCTGCCTGCTCGCTGCTTCGTTGCGTAGCACTGGTTTGGGTCATGGTGTGCTCCTTTTGAGTAGTTTTTTGGGATTCTTCCGACTGCGAATCTGGCGATTATTGTTTTCAGGTCGCTGGAGAACCAGCTCTGTCGGTGAGAGGCGAAGATCTTATAACCACGAGTCACGTCCTGTATGTGCAAGATCGAACACTCGTCAAAACCGAAGGTTGGAAGGGCCCGGGGGGGCTAGCGCAGGGCGTGGAAAAGCGCGAGCTTCCAGCGGACGATGTCGATGGTCCAAATCACTTTGGCTTTGATGCCTTTGTTCAGGACGGACGCCCAGACGGACTTGTTGCGGTCGTTGGCGGCAACATTCAGACGGTCGACCACGGTCATGCCGCGGGTGAGTTCGCTGGAAGTCTCCACGTCGACGTAATTCTCCGTTTGTTCGGTGACAATCGAAGGATCGAGCGCGATGGACATGCAAATCGGATCGGGTAAAGAAATACCGTGCTCGCCGGTTTGCTCGAAGTACGCTTCCTGGGCGCGGCTGTTGCACTCGATGGCGAAGCGCGCGATCGGATTGTCGAGGCTGAGAACGCGCTCGATGTCATTCAGGTTGAGCGCGGCCTCGCCGCGGCAAAGATGCCAGCCGACCAGTTCCACGGGAAGGCCGCTGCGAAGCACAATGCGCGCTGCTTCGGGATCGCACCAGATGTTGTACTCGGCGGCGGGCGTGACGTTGCCTTCGCAGCACGGCGCGCCGCCCATGATGACGCAGCGGCTGACTTTTGCGGCGATGCCGGGCCTGCGCTGCAACGCCAAGGCGATGTTGGTGAGCGGACCCAGAGTGACAAGAACCAGGCCGGGATTCGCTTCTATTGTGGAGACGATGGCTTCGGCAGCGTTTAGCTTTTCCGGAGCACGGTGCGGGGCAGGATAACCGTGGTCGCCCAAGCCGTCGCGGCCGTGAAACCAATCCGCGCTTTGGTGTTCGCGCTGAAGCGGTTTCCCTGCGCCGACGAAAACGGGAACATTCGAGCCGCAAAGTTCCGCCGTGTACAAAGCATTGCGCGCGGCCTGTTGCACGCTGACGTTGCCCGCGACGATGGTAAGTGCGAGGACGCGGAT includes:
- a CDS encoding LamG domain-containing protein, which encodes MVTRIKLCAPVIFLTLAAIAIPIEILSRGHYSTVDLRIDPSHAFVNVLGFVPVGFVLGEFGILRALAAAALMSGLAETSQIVMMYRDPSVWDFITNVIGALLGAVMSAHWKIRSPSLKINRWTTLVAAAAALALVAEVWAQMGPDVSKRGATSPGTLEGYWKLDEKGGRVALDSSGHGLNGRSTTEPELASGPIGTSVVFDGRKEYIDVGRSTALRLAGSMTITAWINSSSFPYDDAAIISQLHSRSGYQLDTTIDKGAPTIGFKLSNACGHLMARYGATPLVTGTWYHVAGVYDAPKRALDVYLNGKLDNGPLVGPVTSTQRSSRGPVYLGRRSDLKGFEFAGLMRDVRIYSFALTKDEIAAVMRGEFVNGAAVGRSASNANEAGSSTQPCTVTSEDGDQWIPMMAASLGVLVAVSCVGLWPSASSVQYAFLSFVAGLLLLPVLVPNVPSFNLWLIPLVTFAGGVSVAVSIRRYADS
- a CDS encoding enoyl-CoA hydratase/isomerase family protein, coding for MSRFRRRQRRPHAKPSQKDQPQFNPKKRSDIMSQAGVTQQRTEPSQFNADRTHPGRWTITFSNPPINMFFPTTIVELRALMTDLEADPSVKVVVFQSANPDFFIAHLDVAKAAERPEMLGLWRDFVLRLSSAPIVSIAKIRGRTRGIGNEFVLACDMRFASRKSALFGNPEVGVGLVPGGGALEWLPRLVGRSRALEIVLSGDDFDADIAERYGWVNRTLDDDHLDSFVDALVRRLASFDRETLAAAKAQVNRFGMPTAAELQSSNDLFFPLLALPGAQARRAKIRGIGYGVRSDFELNFGRYLPAFGRTDDDATDVGANL
- a CDS encoding epoxide hydrolase, translating into MTQTSATQRSSEQADAIRTFQVSVPDAELAELRRRINATKWPERETVADATQGVQLATMQNLARYWGTDYDWRKCEAKLNALPQFITEIDGLDIHFIHVRSKHPNALPLVVTHGWPGSVVEQLKIIDPLTNPTAHGGSASDAFDVVVPSMPGYGYSGRPTAPGWDPAHIARAWTVLMKRLGYNKFVAQGGDWGAVITELMGAQAPPELLGIHTNMPNVIPVDIDKAAFSGAPAPAGLSADEKVAYERLSFVYAKGIGYGFQMGLRPQTLYGIADSPVGLAAYFLDHDARSYELIARVFNGQSEGLTRDDILDNVTITWLTNTALSGARLYWENKGASFFAVKGVDPAIPVAVSVFPDELYPAPRSWAERAYPKLIHYNKLPKGGHFAAWEQPKLFSEELRAGFRSLR
- a CDS encoding nucleoside hydrolase, which codes for MQPQFLIDTDTASDDAVALIMALRSPDIRVLALTIVAGNVSVQQAARNALYTAELCGSNVPVFVGAGKPLQREHQSADWFHGRDGLGDHGYPAPHRAPEKLNAAEAIVSTIEANPGLVLVTLGPLTNIALALQRRPGIAAKVSRCVIMGGAPCCEGNVTPAAEYNIWCDPEAARIVLRSGLPVELVGWHLCRGEAALNLNDIERVLSLDNPIARFAIECNSRAQEAYFEQTGEHGISLPDPICMSIALDPSIVTEQTENYVDVETSSELTRGMTVVDRLNVAANDRNKSVWASVLNKGIKAKVIWTIDIVRWKLALFHALR